The DNA window CCGATATCCTTCATGCCGAGCGCGGCGGTGATCTGCCGGAAGCCGAGATAGGTCACCAGCAACTTGCCCATCGTCGCCCCGCGCACATTCTCGATCAGCCCGCGCGCGCGTTGCTGCAAGCCATAGCGTTCGAGCAGGCCGATCACCGGCAGGATGATCCAGGTGACCGAGATGTAGCGATTGCCGTTGAACGCCGCGCCCAGCGCCTCGACCACGGCGACGAAATCGAGCCCCGCGAGCAGCCCCGTCGCCACCGCCGCGCCAACCACGACAAGCAGCGGATTGAAACGCAAGGCAAAGCCGACCACGACGATCGCGATGCCCAGCAGCGGCCAGTAATTCATTGCGATTCTCCAAATCCCCCGCCGCCGGGGGTGCGGATGACGAAGCGGTCGCCGGGTTGCATGTCGGCCGAACCGGTTGCGCCCAAATCTTCGCGCGTTCCGTCGGTGCGTTCGACCCAGTTCTGGCCCGGCTGTGCGTCGCCGCCACCAGCAAGCCCGCGCGGCGCAATGCGGCGGCGATTGGCGAGAATGTTCGCGCGCATCGGTTCGAGGAAGGTCATGCGCCGTTCGACGCCGTCGCCGCCCGAATGGGCGCCCGTCCCGCCCGAACCGCGCCGGATCGCAAAACCATCGAGCCGCACCGGCAGCCGCGTTTCGAGAATTTCGGGGTCGGTCAGCCGCGAGTTGGTCATGTGTGTCTGCACCGCATCGGTTCCGTCGTGGTCCGGGCCCGCGCCCGATCCGCCCGCGATCGTCTCGTAATACTGCTGCGCCTCGTTGCCGAAGGTGAAATTGTTCATCGTGCCCTGGCTCGGCGCGAGGCGGCCGGTGGCGGCGAACAGGCAATCGGTCACCACCTGGCTGGTTTCGACATTGCCCGCGACCACCGCCGCGGGGGGCAGCGGATTGAGCATCGAGCCTTCGGGCACCACCAGTTCGACCGGGCGCAGGCAGCCATCGTTCATCGGGATCGGATCGTCGATCAGCGTGCGCAGCACATAGAGTGCAGCGGCGCGCGTGATCGATTTGGGCGCGTTGAAATTGTTGTCCAGCTGGTCGGACGTGGCGGTGAAATTGAACACGGCGGAGCGATTGTCGCGGTCGATCCGGATCGCGACCTGCACCTCGGCCCCATTGTCCATCGGATAGGCGAAGGACCCGTCATCGAGCCGCCCGAGCAATTGGCGCACGCTCTCTTCGGCATTGGCGAGGACGTGGCCCATATAGGCGGCAAACACATCGGCCCCGTGCTCGGCGGCGCTCGCGGTGAGCAATTCCGCTCCGCGCGTGCAGGCGGCGAGCTGGGCGCGCAGATCGGAGATGTTGCGGTCGGGCGCGCGGGCCGGCCACGGGCTGTCGGCGAGCGCGGCGCGCACCGCCTCTTCGCAAAAGCTCCCCTCGTCGGCGAGGAGGAGGTTGTCGATCAACACGCCTTCCTCGTCGATGGTGCGACTTTCAGGCGGCATCGATCCGGGCGCGATCCCGCCGATATCGGCATGGTGCCCGCGCGCCGCGACGAACGCATCGGGCATGTCGCCGGTATCGGAATAGAACACCGGGACGATCACGGTGACATCGGGCAGATGGGTGCCGCCGCGATAGGGATCGTTAAGGCAATAGGCATCGCCCCGCTTCATACCGCGTCCGTCGATCGGCGCGCCGTCCGGCCCCGTCCCGCGCGTTTCGAGCACGCGCCTGATGCTGTCCCCCATGCTGCCGAGATGGACCGGGATGTGCGGCGCATTGGCGATCAGCGAACCCTCGGCATCGAAGATCGCGCAGGAGAAATCGAGGCGCTCCTTGATGTTGACCGAGGTGGCGGTGGACTGGAGCACCAGCCCCATCTCTTCGGCGATCACCATGAACAGGTTGTTGAAGATCTCGAGCCGCACCGGATCGACCGTGGTGCCTTCGGCACGGCGGGTGGGTCGCGGCACGGTGCGGGTGAGGACCAGACTGCCCTCTTCGGCCAGCGACGCACGCCAGCCCTCCTCGACCACGGTGGTCGAGCCGGGATCGATCACCAGCGCAGGCCCGTCCACGCCGTCGCCGGAGGCCAGCCCGGCGCGTTCGACCGTGCGCCATGTCCCGCTGGCCTCGCCGCCGACCGCAACGGGCTCGGCTGCGATGTCCGCCAGGCCGCCCACCGTGCCGAGCGCCTCGACGCTCAGCGCTTCGACGATGATGGGGGCTGCCGGATCGGACCAGCCGAAGCGGTAGCGGTGCTCGGCGCGGAAGTCATCCGCCATTGCGTCTGCGTCTCCGCAATCGAGCGTCAGCGTGCTGTCGCTCCCTTGGAAACGCAGCCGGGCTTGCGGAGACAGCGTGATCGCCTCCGCCGCGATGCCCTGCTCCACCAGAGCATCGCGCGCTTCGGCCTGCAGCGCGTCGAGCGCGTCCGCGAAACCATCCTCAAGCGCGCAGACCATGCTGCGCTCGCGGATCGCCTTCACCGGCGCCAGGCCGATGCCATAGGCCGAAAGCACGCTGGCAAGCGGATGCACGAGCACGGTTTCCATCCCCAGCTCGTCGGCGATACGGCATGCATGCTGCCCGCCCGCCCCGCCGAAACAGGCCAGCGCATAGGTCGTGACGTCATGACCGCGCGCGACCGAGATCTTGCGGATCGCATTGGCCATGTTGTCGATCGCGATCGCGAGGAAGCCCTCGGCGATGTGTTCGAGCGGAAGCGGCTTGGGCAGGGCATCGGACACTTCCTGCAATCGAGCGCATGAAGCGTCCCGATCAAGCGTCTGATTCGCATCCTTTCCGAACACGCTCGGGAAGAAGGCCGGATCGATCCGGCCGAGGAACAGGTTGCAATCGGTGACGGTGAGCGGACCGCCCTTGCCGTAGCAGGCCGGGCCGGGATCGGCGCCCGCGCTCTCGGGGCCGACACGGAAGCGCGCTCCGTCGAAGCGGCAGACCGAGCCGCCGCCCGCCGCCACGGTGTGGATCTGCATCGCCGGTGCGGCCACGCGAACCCCCGCGATCACTTCGTCGCCGGTCAGTTCATAGCGCCCGGCATAGTGGCACACATCGGTGCTGGTCCCGCCCATGTCGAACCCGATCAGACGTTCGTGGCCAAGCGGTTCGCAGGCCGCGACCATACCCACGACACCGCCTGCGGGACCGGACAGGATCGCATCCTTCCCGCGGAAGCTCTGAGCCTCGGCAAGCCCGCCGTTCGATTGCATGAAGGACAGGCGCTCATGATCGGGCAGATTCGCCTGCAATCCTTCGACATAGCGCCGCAGCACGGGCGAGAGATAGGCATCGACCACCGTCGTGTCGCCGCGCGGGATCAGCTTGATCAGCGGCGACACGTCATGGCTCGCGCTGACCTGCGCAAAGCCGAGTTCGCGCGCAATCTGCGCCACGCGCGCCTCGTGCGCCGGATATTGCCAGCCATGCATGAACACGATCGCGAGCGCATCGAAGCCCTGATCGCGTAGCTTCTGGAGCTGGTGGCGGACCGCCTCTTCATCAAGCGCTTCGAGGACTTCGCCGTCGACGCCGACGCGCTCGCCGATCTCGGTCACGCTTTCGGGCAATTGCTCGGGCAGGAGGATGTGGCGGGCGAAGATATCGGGCCGCGCTTGCGCGCCGATCCTCAGCGCATCGCCGAAGCCGCGGGTGATCGCCAGCGCCAGCCGCTCACCCTTGCGTTCGAGCAGCGCATTGGTCGCCACGGTGGTCCCGATCCGCACATCGGCAATGTCTCCGCCGCCATGCTCGTTCAGCAGTCGCCTGACCGCCTCGCTGGCGGCGTCGTCATAGCGCCCCGGATCTTCCGAGAGCAGCTTGTGCGTGACGAGTTTGCCGTCGGGCGTCGTCGCGACGACATCCGTGAACGTGCCGCCGCGATCGATCGCGAAGCGCCAGCAAGTCTTATTTCCGACCATAGCTCGCTTCCCTCGCTTCCGCGCGGTCCAGCGCCGCGCGCAGCTCTTGCGAAGAAACGCGGATGAGCGCTGAACGCGAATCCGTGAGGAAATACCCAGCTTGCATGATCTGGATACACACATCTTCATCGCCTCTACCGGAATCGTTGGACGGCGTAGTTCCCTCGCGTTTGGAAATTGACCGCTGATTGTATGAGCGCACAGGAACGAGCAGCGAATAAGTAATCATGCCATCCGGCGACCGGATAATCGCGTCCCCGGCGTCGTACAAATCGATCGGCGGATCGGATGCAACCACCGGTCCAAAAACAATCTGCTCTCGCTCTTGATCGTAGGGGCAAACGCTCATGAACGGATACACGCCTCCATTGGTATCCGCCGCGAGATCGAATGCGGATTTCACATCGATCCTGAAATAGGGTTCGGGCTCGCGCGAATGATCGATGGCCGACGGGAGATCGTCTTCCAGTTCCACAGCGACAACCTCGTAATCTCCTAAATATGGTCCGCATCCGGCAAGCAATGCGGCAGTGGCTATGAGGACAATACCCTCGGTGGCGCGGCTCATCCGATCGCCCCGCTCTCGCGCGCCGCCGCGATCCGCGCATCGTCCCAGCCCAGCTCGCCCAGGATAGCCCCGCCGTCAGCGCCCACTTCCGCGCCCGGTCGCGGGGCGTCGGTGACG is part of the Alteriqipengyuania halimionae genome and encodes:
- a CDS encoding hydantoinase B/oxoprolinase family protein, giving the protein MVGNKTCWRFAIDRGGTFTDVVATTPDGKLVTHKLLSEDPGRYDDAASEAVRRLLNEHGGGDIADVRIGTTVATNALLERKGERLALAITRGFGDALRIGAQARPDIFARHILLPEQLPESVTEIGERVGVDGEVLEALDEEAVRHQLQKLRDQGFDALAIVFMHGWQYPAHEARVAQIARELGFAQVSASHDVSPLIKLIPRGDTTVVDAYLSPVLRRYVEGLQANLPDHERLSFMQSNGGLAEAQSFRGKDAILSGPAGGVVGMVAACEPLGHERLIGFDMGGTSTDVCHYAGRYELTGDEVIAGVRVAAPAMQIHTVAAGGGSVCRFDGARFRVGPESAGADPGPACYGKGGPLTVTDCNLFLGRIDPAFFPSVFGKDANQTLDRDASCARLQEVSDALPKPLPLEHIAEGFLAIAIDNMANAIRKISVARGHDVTTYALACFGGAGGQHACRIADELGMETVLVHPLASVLSAYGIGLAPVKAIRERSMVCALEDGFADALDALQAEARDALVEQGIAAEAITLSPQARLRFQGSDSTLTLDCGDADAMADDFRAEHRYRFGWSDPAAPIIVEALSVEALGTVGGLADIAAEPVAVGGEASGTWRTVERAGLASGDGVDGPALVIDPGSTTVVEEGWRASLAEEGSLVLTRTVPRPTRRAEGTTVDPVRLEIFNNLFMVIAEEMGLVLQSTATSVNIKERLDFSCAIFDAEGSLIANAPHIPVHLGSMGDSIRRVLETRGTGPDGAPIDGRGMKRGDAYCLNDPYRGGTHLPDVTVIVPVFYSDTGDMPDAFVAARGHHADIGGIAPGSMPPESRTIDEEGVLIDNLLLADEGSFCEEAVRAALADSPWPARAPDRNISDLRAQLAACTRGAELLTASAAEHGADVFAAYMGHVLANAEESVRQLLGRLDDGSFAYPMDNGAEVQVAIRIDRDNRSAVFNFTATSDQLDNNFNAPKSITRAAALYVLRTLIDDPIPMNDGCLRPVELVVPEGSMLNPLPPAAVVAGNVETSQVVTDCLFAATGRLAPSQGTMNNFTFGNEAQQYYETIAGGSGAGPDHDGTDAVQTHMTNSRLTDPEILETRLPVRLDGFAIRRGSGGTGAHSGGDGVERRMTFLEPMRANILANRRRIAPRGLAGGGDAQPGQNWVERTDGTREDLGATGSADMQPGDRFVIRTPGGGGFGESQ